A stretch of the Dioscorea cayenensis subsp. rotundata cultivar TDr96_F1 chromosome 4, TDr96_F1_v2_PseudoChromosome.rev07_lg8_w22 25.fasta, whole genome shotgun sequence genome encodes the following:
- the LOC120258711 gene encoding tetraspanin-19-like, with amino-acid sequence MYCTRCSLNNAMRVANFIVNLFGIGMIGYSLWLLKVWTTVMVQVGFPSLAIPKPWFIYTFLGVGILVCFGALLGYMVSNYMSRTSLSCYTLFHGLVLVLQVVAVVVILFRIDWQAVISKYIDEESAEIKNLWMFHLDLCHLIGVVILISEAIVLMLAIVLRALGPESRGHCPQPIRTILRQSFLVEPGLPRGLPGSSTLAFWRRFQV; translated from the exons atgtattgCACTAGATGTAGCCTCAACAATGCAATGAGAGTTGCCAATTTCATTGTAAACTTATTTGGAATTGGGATGATTGGGTACTCTCTTTGGTTATTGAAAGTATGGACCACGGTGATGGTTCAAGTGGGTTTTCCATCTTTGGCAATTCCCAAGccatg GTTCATATACACATTTCTTGGTGTTGGTATCCTTGTTTGCTTCGGCGCACTTCTTGGGTACATGGTTTCCAATTATATGAGTAGAACTTCTCTTTCTTGT TACACACTGTTTCATGGCTTGGTTTTAGTGCTTCAAGTGGTAGCCGTTGTTGTAATTTTGTTCCGAATAGATTGGCAAGCG GTGATTTCCAAATACATTGATGAGGAGAGCGCTGAGATCAAGAACCTTTGGATGTTCCATTTAGACTTGTGTCACTTGATTGGCGTTGTAATTTTAATATCAGAG GCCATTGTTTTGATGCTTGCCATTGTACTAAGAGCCCTAGGGCCAGAATCAAGAGGCCATTGTCCTCAACCAATACGAACAATCTTAAGGCAGTCCTTTCTTGTCGAGCCCGGGTTGCCGCGTGGACTTCCAGGATCATCAACCCTGGCCTTCTGGAGGCGATTTCAGGTGTAA
- the LOC120258437 gene encoding proline iminopeptidase isoform X2 encodes MSLLWLFWLSVSYVWQPVVFLHGGPGAGTSANNRRFFDPEFYRIILFDQRGAGKSTPHACLEENTTWDLVDDIEKLREHLGISEWQVFGGSWGSTLALAYSQSHPDKVTGIVLRGIFLLRKKELDWFYEGGAAAIFPDAWEPFRDFIPENERGSLIKAYHKRLNSDDMQTKLMAAKIWTTWELMTAHLIPNEANIKKGEDDTFNLAFARIENHYFVNKGFLPADSYLVSNIDKIRHIKTVIVQGRYDVCCPMMSAWDLHKEWPEAEFKVVPDAGHSANEVGIAAELVAANEKLKNILKSGGI; translated from the exons AT GTCTCTATTGTGGTTGTTTTGGCTGTCTGTATCTTATGTGTGGCAGCCTGTTGTTTTTCTTCATGGGGGGCCAGGGGCTGGTACGTCAGCCAATAATAGACGGTTCTTTGATCCTGAGTTTTacagaattattttatttgaccAG CGAGGGGCTGGTAAAAGTACTCCCCATGCCTGCTTAGAGGAGAACACGACCTGGGACTTGGTAGATGACATTGAAAAGCTAAGAGAACACTTGGGGATTTCAGAATGGCAG GTATTCGGGGGTTCATGGGGAAGCACACTGGCTCTTGCATATAGTCAATCACACCCTGACAAG GTAACTGGAATTGTTCTTAGAGGAATTTTCTTGCTGAGGAAGAAAGAGCTTGATTGGTTTTATGAGGGCGGTGCTGCAGCTATTTTCCCAGATG CATGGGAGCCATTTAGAGATTTCATTCCTGAAAACGAAAGAGGCAGCTTAATCAAAGCATACCACAAGAGATTGAATTCAGATGATATGCAAACCAAG CTCATGGCTGCTAAGATATGGACTACATGGGAACTAATGACTGCTCATCTTATTCCTAATGAAGCAAACATCAAGAAGGGTGAAGATGATACATTCAACTTG GCATTTGCCAGAATTGAGAACCATTATTTTGTGAACAAAGGTTTTCTGCCTGCTGACTCATACCTTGTGAGCAATATTGACAAGATACGGCATATTAAAACTGTAATTGTGCAG gGACGATATGATGTTTGCTGTCCAATGATGTCTGCCTGGGATCTTCATAAAGAATGGCCAGAGGCAGAATTCAAG GTAGTCCCTGATGCAGGGCATTCAGCCAATGAAGTTGGAATCGCTGCAGAACTTGTGGCAGCCAATGAGAAACTTAAGAACATCTTAAAATCAGGTGGCATTTGA
- the LOC120258437 gene encoding proline iminopeptidase isoform X1, with protein MRMHHNTSTPAVGLISPRIPKFPKPYTPFLLRFNQSQSLSSRSGRHRIVLRVENHCSAMAQQIGASVDASNEAQGLNRNLYATIEPYSSGYLKVSDLHTLYWEQSGNPSGHPVVFLHGGPGAGTSANNRRFFDPEFYRIILFDQRGAGKSTPHACLEENTTWDLVDDIEKLREHLGISEWQVFGGSWGSTLALAYSQSHPDKVTGIVLRGIFLLRKKELDWFYEGGAAAIFPDAWEPFRDFIPENERGSLIKAYHKRLNSDDMQTKLMAAKIWTTWELMTAHLIPNEANIKKGEDDTFNLAFARIENHYFVNKGFLPADSYLVSNIDKIRHIKTVIVQGRYDVCCPMMSAWDLHKEWPEAEFKVVPDAGHSANEVGIAAELVAANEKLKNILKSGGI; from the exons ATGAGAATGCATCACAACACATCCACTCCCGCGGTAGGACTCATCTCACCGCGCATTCCCAAATTCCCCAAACCCTACACCCCATTTCTTCTCCGcttcaatcaatctcaatcCCTTTCTTCTCGCTCAG GGAGGCATAGAATTGTTTTGCGTGTTGAGAATCATTGTTCTGCTATGGCTCAGCAGATAGGAGCATCTGTTGATGCATCCAATGAGGCTCAAGGGTTGAACAGGAATCTCTATGCAACTATAGAGCCTTACAGTTCAGGGTATCTGAAAGTATCTGATCTTCATACTTTGTACTGGGAGCAGTCTGGAAATCCAAGTGGGCAT CCTGTTGTTTTTCTTCATGGGGGGCCAGGGGCTGGTACGTCAGCCAATAATAGACGGTTCTTTGATCCTGAGTTTTacagaattattttatttgaccAG CGAGGGGCTGGTAAAAGTACTCCCCATGCCTGCTTAGAGGAGAACACGACCTGGGACTTGGTAGATGACATTGAAAAGCTAAGAGAACACTTGGGGATTTCAGAATGGCAG GTATTCGGGGGTTCATGGGGAAGCACACTGGCTCTTGCATATAGTCAATCACACCCTGACAAG GTAACTGGAATTGTTCTTAGAGGAATTTTCTTGCTGAGGAAGAAAGAGCTTGATTGGTTTTATGAGGGCGGTGCTGCAGCTATTTTCCCAGATG CATGGGAGCCATTTAGAGATTTCATTCCTGAAAACGAAAGAGGCAGCTTAATCAAAGCATACCACAAGAGATTGAATTCAGATGATATGCAAACCAAG CTCATGGCTGCTAAGATATGGACTACATGGGAACTAATGACTGCTCATCTTATTCCTAATGAAGCAAACATCAAGAAGGGTGAAGATGATACATTCAACTTG GCATTTGCCAGAATTGAGAACCATTATTTTGTGAACAAAGGTTTTCTGCCTGCTGACTCATACCTTGTGAGCAATATTGACAAGATACGGCATATTAAAACTGTAATTGTGCAG gGACGATATGATGTTTGCTGTCCAATGATGTCTGCCTGGGATCTTCATAAAGAATGGCCAGAGGCAGAATTCAAG GTAGTCCCTGATGCAGGGCATTCAGCCAATGAAGTTGGAATCGCTGCAGAACTTGTGGCAGCCAATGAGAAACTTAAGAACATCTTAAAATCAGGTGGCATTTGA